CTGTCCGATTTTTTTCACTTGCAAAGTTATTACAATTCTTCGTTTCAGAGACACTCTGTAACGAGTTGTCgcattcaatttcaattttcacattttgaaaactaaattgtaacaaattgGAGATTAACGTAATGttataaacgtaaaataataataaataataataatttaatagtattagaatattttttacgttacaagttattatacaaaaattccTTTTAATACTACGTATAGAAATTAACCTTTTTAATGTTGATGTTTCGGttacttcattattttttgtattttctgcATTACTAATTCCACTACATTCAATGTTTTCATCAAATCTGTTAGCTATATCTGTCAGATTTTTTGCACTTGCAAAGTCATTGCAATTCTTTGTTTCAGAGACACTCTGTAACGAGTTGTCgcattcaatttcaatttttacatcatttttaCTGGCATGTGACAAAACAAtctgtattaatttttgaatcttGACACAGAAAAtgttgatatttaaaatatgtatacctGTCAGACTGAATAAGTGACAAAGATGGAATAGCTGTAGGTTTTAGGAATCTTGTcataataagtttttttttatatactccaagttttttataataaaaatctgtttGTTTAAAATGCTTACTGCAAACTGTACTGCATTTACCGACTTCGCGGCCTATATTTGTGAACCATCTTGcctttatttcttctttttcggGAATTCTGAAAACTTCATTAgtaaaaatatgcttttacagCAGAAATTAAATCACTTATTCATTTGACCACAAATTAtagttgataaaatatatgtactcAAATAAAGTAtcatagaatttttcaaattacttgcctgtgaaaagaaatatactcAATCATTCCTGATTGTAGTTCACATATACAGCAAAACTtaaccatttaaaaaaaaattttacgttttaaCTTTATGTTTAACTGTATTTTACGTTTACACACGTTTTACGAGCCGCTATCATAGATATAAACTGACATGTTGGAAAGAGACACAGTGACTTACGCTATTGTTCTCTCTTTTTAATGTCTGTGTCAGCTTCTCTCATGGGACGTGTCTATGAATATAAGTTTATGAATAATCtggaaacataaaaattagaaagctcatattatatatttttataaaacataatttaatatgtacactTCAGAGGCATACAtcaaagatgtaaaaaataactagattaaaaattgcataaatataagatatttagttattaaaaacaaataaaagttaaaagcagaccaattatacattaaattattgtaataaaaatttataaactttattgctatatatcaataaaagaGCAATAAATGAGAACGGAAGTATTGCCAAGAGCGGACAATCTAATCTTAacgaaatgttatataatacataaaaatgtgcaagagacgtaatatatatatatatataaaatattccaacAGCAATAAATATAGCTctttaaaaaactatttaaataaagtatatgtaGTATTAGCAAATCAAAGATTTagataaataacataatatgGATATTCAGAAGATCAACGAGATATCTACTTACatttaactatatattatgaatgtttccttttttaaattattcaccAAAGTACGATTGTTGCGCaagtatcaattttttcttcttatacGTAATTcgtgcatttaattaataactaaatagCAAATCTACAGCTGTGCTATAAAGCGAGCATCAACGATTACAGTAACGGTGGAATCAACTAGTAAACGTGTTAATTTCACATATTTGAATATCTCAATAACCTTGTCCGGACCGAAGACAACACGCGCAACCGAAGACGCACACAAGCGTACGCGAAGAGCGTACGTGTAACTCGCATCGCAACGTGCGACACCGCGCGATGCCGTGATTCATTCCGGTTTCCAGTGTGATCCCCTTAGCGCGGATGATCGCTCGCGATCGCATTACTGCGTGATCGTTTTCCTCGCTATGTGACATGCCGCTTTTTTGTCGACCTCTGCTTCGATATTCCGATCCGCACGCGCGAACTCAGTGTCGACTCGGAAATGAAGCGGAAGATTGATTAGAGGATTTTAATAGAGCCGCCGTTGTCGTGTGAGGTTAGTATTCGTCGGAAtggttattttattacaaaaagaaaattgcacaCTCGACACTCGATCAAATCGAAGTTGATTTCGACCGAGTCATAAATCTCTCGCTCTTGACATCACTGTTATCGCTAAGTGTGTGCTTCTTGAACATGTGGATTTTGACAGCGCGGCGTGTGTCGGCACTCGCACATTCCTCACGCGGTCGCGAGAGATAGCGCAAGGCATTTAGCAATTTAGCACTGCGGAGACAACAGAACAGAGATAACAAGTATATCGCAACACGTGTCTGTACGatgaattgtaattaaaacaaatgacTCATTGTTATATTGTTCCACGTTGCTTGAGAAGCTATTAACATATCTCGAGTGTTAAgctttaactttatttaagtatttaatcaaacgtgtttaatgtaaaatctaAACTCTAATGTATAATGTTGCGCGCgggaaatgtatttattaacacGAGATAGCAAGCAGGTAGTATAATGTGACAATGGTTTTTTTAAGCATCAACAGCACGACGCTAAGATGTGGTTGACAACTGCCGAAGCAGCCAGCCTTGGAGCAGAGGAGATTGCGGCCAGATTGCACGTCGATGTGCGAACAGGACTTAAGTGGCAAGAAGCTGATCATAGGAGGCAGTTGACAGGTTTTAACGAATTCACTGTGAAGGAGGAAGATCCACCATGGATGAAGTATATCGAACAGGTGAGTTCTGGGCTTATTTTCCGCTTATTCACTTAGAGAGTGATTAAATGAGTGAACTTAATGAGTAGAATGATCATTGCAAATGTAATTAGAGATTTGTTAGTTGaatttgtatacttttttagtTCAAGAATCCATTGATTCTTCTCCTACTTGCCTCCGCGTTTGTCAGCGTATGTATGAAACAATTTGACGATGCGGTCAGTATTACGGTGGTAAGTGCACTTGAACGTTCATGTTTAGTCTGAAAGATCTTCGACAGGCTAACTCAAGGCTTCTGTGATATGTCTCTCTTGTATGTGTTATGTTTCTTTGTAGGCTATCATAATAGTGGTGACAGTTGCGTTTGTACAAGAGTACCGATCAGAGAAATCTTTAGaagaattgaataaattgGTACCACCGATATGTCACTGGTAAATAGATTTGTGCTTCTTGCTAGACGCTTCACTAACACGTAATTTAGCATGCACAATGGTAATGAATATCGGTTTAGTTTGAGCTAGCATATTTTTCACCTTAGTATTCTTTAAAAGTAAGattctagaaaaatattgtaattttaggGAATATTTCTTTCCTTTGACGAAGAAGATATAAGTATGTCGTTGTAAAATTTACTTCTATGAAGTCTTAAAAGTCTTGCATTTTAAATGAATTCTTgagtaaaagtcaaaactcattttctttttgtacttTCACATTACTGACGCAATCTTACTTTGCTTCCAGCTTGCGAGAGAGCCACGTAGAGACGTTTCTTGCGCGTAATTTAGTTCCTGGTGATGTagtgtatttaaatattgggGACCGAGTGCCTGCTGACATCAGAATATTCGAGGCCATCGACTTGGCGATTGACGAGAGCAGCTTCACCGGCGAGACTGAGCCGGCGCAAAAGTCGACGGCGCCTCTGCTCAAGACCAATGGGTTGACGTCGAAACGTAACATTGCCTTCATGGGCACCCTGGTGCGCTGCGGCAACGGCAAGGTGAGCTTTGCTCAAGCTAAACTTGGAATACTTGGGAACGTCTGCGTCTCTGTCATCATCAACTTACATTATCGTGTCGCGCGATACAGGGAATCGTAGTGAATACGGGAGAAAACAGTGAATTTGGGGAGGTTTTCTCGATGATGCAGGCCGAGGAGGCGCCAAAGACTCCACTACAGCGAAGCATGGACATTTTAGGTACACAGCTGTCCTTCTATTCGTTCTGCATTATCGGCATCATCATGCTGCTGGGCTGGATCCAAGGTAAGGCTATCCTTGAGATGTTTACCATTGGTGTAAGCTTGGCAGTGGCAGCGATACCGGAGGGTCTGCCCATCGTTGTAACTGTCACACTGGCGTTGGGAGTGATGAGAATGGTCAAGAGAAAGGCCATTGTGAAGAAGCTGCCGACCGTCGAGACTCTTGGTAAGTTAAAATATGTTcacgtataaatataaatgaaataattccaaattacatgtagaaacaaaaaaattaaacacaaatatatatatatatatatgaaaaaagattCTATGTCctaattaagttaaattatctttgaaaGTATACGCTTTcccaatttatataaaaatttaaatacatggTGATCTGTTTTATTTGCAGGTTGCGTAAATGTGATCTGTTCCGACAAGACCGGCACGATAACGAAGAACGAGATGACCGCCACGATCCTCGTGACGTCAGAGGGTTACATCGCGGATGTTACCGGAGCAGGATACAACGGCGTAGGAGAAGTGCACATTCGGAAATGTGACAATACCGATCTCGCGCGCGCCGCTATCAGTAATATGTTGGAAGTAGGTTGTGTATGTAACAACGCTATTATACATAATGATACCCTGCTGGGACAACCGACGGAAGGCGCGCTGATAGCCGTGGCAATGAAATTCGGAATGTACGGCGTCGCTGATAAGTTCTTGCGTTTGCAAGAATATCCATTTTCCTCCGAGCAAAAAATGATGGCTGTGAAGTGCACGCCGAAATTTGGCGAGGTAAGCTTAAACCGTATTTtccttgatttttttatcagattaTTTCTATCTTTGAAATGTTTGAATACAATCTACAAATTTACATTCCAGaataaacaagaaatattCTTTGTGAAAGGCGCTTTGGAGAAGATCTTGCCGCAATGTACAAAGTATTACGAGAACGGCCAAGTGTATTCACTTAGTCAGAAGAAGGATCAGGAATTCTTGACGGAAGCGTATGATATTGGCCAGCAAGGATTGCGAggtataataagaaattttagatattattaacGTATATTGTAGACCACAAAtagtaaaatcaatattaacaaataacgtTACAAATTCTAtctaaattttgtacattaataaacatttcttCGTCTACttttgagaaattttcaatttgtattttggacaataaaaatagatgataaaaattttgtgtttttttttgttgcagtAATTGGTTTAGCACGCGGCAGTACATTGCAAGATTTAATTTACGTCGGTTTCGTCGGCATTTGCGATCCACCGAGACCACACGTGCGCGAATCTATTAGCATTTTGATAAACAGCGGTGTGAAAGTGAAGATGGTGACTGGCGATGCCAAGGAAACTGCGGCTGCAATAGGTAGGCGAATAACTAGTTGCAGTATACTGAATAATGCGTTCCTCAATTTGATCAATTTGCTTATGGATGATTTAATGAATCTTCAGCCAGCATGATCGGACTGGACACGCTTCACAGCCGGCTATTATCGGGAGACGAGATCGACATGATGTCTGAGCATCAACTCGAACAGTGCATCAATAACGTGAGCGTATTTTACCGCGTAACACCAAAACACAAGCTTTGCATCGTGAAGGCCTTGCAGAGAAACGGCAATATAGTCGGCATGACCGGCGACGGTGTGAACGACGGAGTCGCGTTGAAGAAGGCCGACATAGGCATCGCTATGGGCAAAAATGGCACCGATGTGTGCAAAGAAGCGGCCGACATGATTCTAGTCGATGACGATTTTGGCACCATTATGTAAGCATTTTATTTGCCAATAATGTGTTGGACTACGAATCACATGCGATTGTAAATCTTTTATCAATTGCATTACTTTTTTGCTTCAGCGCGGCAATCGAGGAGGGAAAAGGAATCTTTCATAACATTCGTAATTTTGTAAGATTCCAATTGAGTACGAGTATAGCCGCGCTCTCCTTGATCGCTCTCGCAACATTGATGAGTATACCGAATCCCCTGAACGCTATGCAAATACTGTGGATTAACATCATTATGGATGGTCCGCCTGCGCAGAGGTTAGATATTGCCAAATGAGATTCTCTTaatctcattaaatatttattaaacatcattgacatttatttatgcaGTCTCGGAGTGGAACCGGTAGACAAAGATGTATTAAAACAGAAGCCACGGAACACTAAAGAGCCAATGATCACACGTCATCTCATACTTAATGTTTTATTGTCAGCTAGCATAATTATTCTTGGCACTTTATGGGTATACAATAGAGAGGTAACTATTTCTTAAAAGAAACTCTTCTAtttattatctgaaaaaatctgaaataagagaattttatgagaatttttatcgaaaatatctCTTCAAGAATTTTGCTTTCACTTTATGACTGATTTACGATTTTGatcaatcttttaatttttatcagttcttaattatttctatgagtaaaaaatatcaaatttacaaTAACAAGTTTATTCTAAATATGCAAGAATGTTGTTTTGCTTTGTctggaaattaaaaaagaatatatatgagaatttttttccaaagttTGAGTAAATACCCTGTCTACAATTTTCCTGCACACACGTATATTACACTTTATAAACTTCATCTTCAGATGGTTAATGGAAATACAGCCAGAGATACCACCATGACATTTACATGCTTCGTATTCTTCGACATGTTCAACGCCCTTAGTTGTAGATCGCAGGTAAGGTttctatttgcaatttttacgcCAAGTTGAGGAACTGCCGtgttaaagaagaaaaaattgattttagaCGAAATCCATATTCACGATCGGTCTGTGGAGTAACAAAATGTTCCTGGTAGCCGTAACGTTATCTGTCATCGGACAAATGTTCGTGATCTACTTTCCTCCGTTACAGAGAATATTTCAGACTGAGGCACTTACGGCGACAGGTACTGCAGCTAACAATACTGTAGAGGACAATCAATATCAGACAAGTTCTTTACTGAACAGGTCTCGACTCTTCCTTTTCTTCCAGATCTTCTATTCTTGGCGGCGTTGACGTCGAGCGTCTTCGTAATAAGCGAGACGAAGAAGTTCGTCGAGAGGCAATTGCAGAGGCGCCGCAGCAACAGCCAGTGTTACAACAAGTTCGAAATGGACTTCGTATGACAGTTGCAGTCTGCCGGCGAGAGCAAGGCGGACAAAGATCATAACGAATAAGCGCATCAATTATCGCGACACGGCTCAATAAACGCGGTCGGTCGCGTTGATTTACAATTGAAACAGTTACTTCTTGCTGACATCTACTCGACTATGCTTGCACTTCGTCACGTGTGCACCTATCACACATACACAGGGAAACAACAATATCCTTTTCCGTGACAGTATTGATTGCGCGGTGActgcggtttttttttttttttctacaaaatacaCAATTCCGTTTCTTTCCCAGCACATAATGCACGtagagagagataaaaataaagaaaagaaacatttcgtATAAGGATATGGTaagttttacataaactatagtTATTTAGATTACATTTCATTATTGTCCCTACAAAATGAAAGACTACGAATCACTGTTTTGTAGATGATAGCGATGCTACTGCACATTCCACGCACGTTTAATAGATAATGTCGACGATTTTTAACGATATATTCCTTCTATATCTATATTAGTAGTAGATTGCAGTCCAGAAAGCAATGTTTGCACCGTGAACCATCGTAATCATTCTATCGTAcacttttttctaaataacgTGACAATTTTTAAGACCCGCTAGAAGGGGGAGAAATGCCGATTTCCTCATCCGTTCATTCACTGTCAGTCAATTCTAGAAAAGAAGACGAATCATGCAGCATTTTACCGAGTAAGACAGAGATAAGCATtattgtaagtaaaaaaaaaaaaaaaacaggtcATACAAATCGATTGCATTTaacacacacacttgtaatCGGCGAAAATAAACGCTCTTACAACGTTCCTTATTAATTCTACGATTGCGACACGACGTATACTTTCGTTAGCAAAACTAATACAAATGCACATTGCTgcgaaaaacaaataatttttcaagttttattgcTGTCGGAAGGATACTCGTGTGTTGTATTTATTAGCATTAATTTAGCATTAATTGCagcttatttaaatttttattttagtttttatatttttaaacattaaccttttacaaacatttaacatttaatttctaggatttgataaaaaaaaagttatttatattaatggatTCCTTCCAAAGCgctataagttttatattgatataattccGGCCCGCCGTAACCGTACAACAGCTTTCCCTTGCCATTCTCGTCGTAATATGGATAGCGATATCTTGGcctaaaaaaatgcaaagtagGACGTTAACAGTATTGTCTGATGCTAGAGTAAGTATTGCGAAATTTAACGGGCGCATAATTAAACATGTCGAAATGTCACGTCATTCTTACCGTTCAAAGTATTGGAAATTAGGCGCTTTAGGTTCCGGGAGCTGAGCTGTGCTTCTATCGGTTAGAGCGAAAAGGACGGCGAACATTGTTAACGTGATCACAGCTAGGCACTGTAAAATTGATCAAAGAGGAAACGGtgaaggaaaaagaaatttgtccCACTTTTCACTTGATGCGCATATATTCTTGATACAAAGTAATTgcagttttataattattaatgaagagAGGCTTAGAACCACCACAATAGTGTCGCAATGAAAGTGCAGTCTTACAAAGTAGAAACCCGGTATTTAAACGCGGTGATTTAGAAAGTTGCGGCGAGCAGCGAATGGCAATTAAGTTTTCACTTAAGCGATCGATTTGATAAAACAAAAGAACACGTTCTTAGAATCTTCGTCCAAAATTTTACGTTACTCtcctattttatattactcaCGGAAGTGAAATTCCTCATGGCAGATGATTGGAAGTGTATCAGTCGAAGTTCGTACTTTCGATCGAGCGGGAGATACCGAGCCGGGAAGATTTTCTGATAACGCGACGTAGAGAGAAGTCTTCCTCGCAAAGCACAATCGCCAGTTCGATTGATCAAACTCAAACACATCAATGCTACGTGATGTTCATCACGTCAGTACGCGCGACGTTCTAGATTCGCATTGAAACTCAAATCTAAATTTCTTCGTTCCCCCACCATTGTCCCGCGATCCTCTCTCGCGTGAAGTGAAAGTTCTTGCAGTAAAATTGCTTTGACCAGAATATATCGACCATGAACAACCTTGGAATCCTTTTTGATTGAATTTCTTAATTTCATGATAAAAAGTCTGCGGATTGCAAAAGTTGAAGAT
This window of the Linepithema humile isolate Giens D197 chromosome 1, Lhum_UNIL_v1.0, whole genome shotgun sequence genome carries:
- the LOC105674454 gene encoding uncharacterized protein; this encodes MFKKHTLSDNKRTIAIPEKEEIKARWFTNIGREVGKCSTVCTIPSLSLIQSDSKNDVKIEIECDNSLQSVSETKNCNDFASAKNLTDIANRFDENIECSGISNAENTKNNEVTETSTLKSFQNVKIEIECDNSLQSVSETKNCNNFASEKNRTDTANRFDENIEIVVSSNDSECSGISNAENTKNNEVTETSTLKRTADEPVKGAKSFCNPQYVRDLQRENFTSDKSWKVVNKFVHKSRKQKKILYLKVNRLRKKIEILQAIIGKQLLASNY
- the SPoCk gene encoding calcium-transporting ATPase type 2C member 1; the encoded protein is MRYTSDRAMRCSVEKKALQSAGLDIDLSDDDDKECDDENATLNEHQQHDAKMWLTTAEAASLGAEEIAARLHVDVRTGLKWQEADHRRQLTGFNEFTVKEEDPPWMKYIEQFKNPLILLLLASAFVSVCMKQFDDAVSITVAIIIVVTVAFVQEYRSEKSLEELNKLVPPICHCLRESHVETFLARNLVPGDVVYLNIGDRVPADIRIFEAIDLAIDESSFTGETEPAQKSTAPLLKTNGLTSKRNIAFMGTLVRCGNGKGIVVNTGENSEFGEVFSMMQAEEAPKTPLQRSMDILGTQLSFYSFCIIGIIMLLGWIQGKAILEMFTIGVSLAVAAIPEGLPIVVTVTLALGVMRMVKRKAIVKKLPTVETLGCVNVICSDKTGTITKNEMTATILVTSEGYIADVTGAGYNGVGEVHIRKCDNTDLARAAISNMLEVGCVCNNAIIHNDTLLGQPTEGALIAVAMKFGMYGVADKFLRLQEYPFSSEQKMMAVKCTPKFGENKQEIFFVKGALEKILPQCTKYYENGQVYSLSQKKDQEFLTEAYDIGQQGLRVIGLARGSTLQDLIYVGFVGICDPPRPHVRESISILINSGVKVKMVTGDAKETAAAIASMIGLDTLHSRLLSGDEIDMMSEHQLEQCINNVSVFYRVTPKHKLCIVKALQRNGNIVGMTGDGVNDGVALKKADIGIAMGKNGTDVCKEAADMILVDDDFGTIIAAIEEGKGIFHNIRNFVRFQLSTSIAALSLIALATLMSIPNPLNAMQILWINIIMDGPPAQSLGVEPVDKDVLKQKPRNTKEPMITRHLILNVLLSASIIILGTLWVYNREMVNGNTARDTTMTFTCFVFFDMFNALSCRSQTKSIFTIGLWSNKMFLVAVTLSVIGQMFVIYFPPLQRIFQTEALTATDLLFLAALTSSVFVISETKKFVERQLQRRRSNSQCYNKFEMDFV
- the LOC105674425 gene encoding uncharacterized protein — protein: MCLSLINRTGDCALRGRLLSTSRYQKIFPARYLPLDRKYELRLIHFQSSAMRNFTSCLAVITLTMFAVLFALTDRSTAQLPEPKAPNFQYFERPRYRYPYYDENGKGKLLYGYGGPELYQYKTYSALEGIH